From the Bacteroidia bacterium genome, the window GATCAAGAAAATATAATGTGTCATTCTGTTGACTCATGTTCATACGCCAGGGTGCATGTTTGCCATTAAAATAAAAACTTTTTAGCACCTGATTATTTATTGGATTTATCTGCATTAAAGCTGATGGCTTTTGTTGCAATGAATCGCCACTACACATCACCCACAACAAACCGTTTTTATCTTCACAGATAGAGTTGGGCGAATATGCCAAGGCAATGCTGTCAGTCAGCATATCTGTCATTGCATTAATGACATAAATTTTATCGGTGAAGAGTGATGAAACAAAGACTTTTCCGTAAACCATTTTCAATTGTTCTGTACCTGCAACGGCTGGTATATAGCCTGAGATACTGTTTGTTGAAAGATTTACAATTGCCAATCTGTTGTCGTATAGATCCGATACATATGCCTTGCTATTGCTAACAGGAAGAATATAGCGTGGTGAATTAAAACCTGAAATAGTTGCTTCAATTTTAAATGTAGCAGCATTAACTACCACAACTTTAGAAGAATTGTTGACTACAATATAAAACTTATTGTTAAAGTAACACATGCTCTGACAAACATCACCTAAAGGAACTTGATTTACCTGCTTGTAATAATCTTCTGTAATATTTTTGGATACTTTATCATACAGACTGATTGCGGCATTTCCAAACTGAAAATTTCCTTCATTGCTAATATACATCAAGCCACTGTTGCCAGAGGTAATTATAGTAGATGTTACTGCTTCAGGCTTGTCTTTTTTACAGGAAAAAACAAGAATACAAGTAAGAAATAAATAAACAGATTGTTTAATCATTAACAATAAGTTTAAAGGTTTCTGTATGCTCATTTGATGATAATTTTAAAAAATAAATACCATTGCCAATCAAAGAATTTCCAAGATTGAAGTAATGTTCACCGGAAGTGATTTTGCCGTCTGAAATTTGTTTTATCAACTTACCAGAAAGGTCAAATAATGTGATGCTCAGGTCTTCAGTTTTTGTGAGGGTCAATTTAAACACATTGTTTTTACTGAAAGGATTGGGGTAGGAGAGTGTGAAATAGTTTTCATCAATATCAATTTGTGATGTTGTATTCTGATGAATGACACCTACTGCGTCAAGGTCGAATCCGGAGCTGGGAAATGGTGTTGGCCATGGGTCATTTATCTTATGCAACTGAGAATCGTATGTAGCATAAAGCTCGTTAATACTTCCTACAACATCAATAATTCTGACATGTGTGATGTGATTCACGTCAAGTCCGGTAATTCCTGTCATGATGTTTAAGTCAAATGGTGTACCATAAGTTGCACTGTATTTACCTGCCAGATTATCAATTTGTGTTGCATCAATGCTTCCAAAACTTGCTACCTGTATTGTATCTTGCGTTAATGATACTGAAGGAAAGCGGAAAAAGTTTATTCCATCACTACTCACTTCAACAAGTGCAAGCTCAAGAAATGTTTCGCTAAAGCTGTTTTCAAACACTGCAAAATCCCAGCCGCTTCCATTCATAATTGGATTTGCAAATGTTAATGTGGCCATGCCTCCATCGCCTAGACTTACTACATCAAGACCATCGGCCATGCCCAAGGCAGAGGTACTGTCTCCAATAGTACAAACACCTAATCCCTGATTGGAAATGTCTTGCCATCCTCTGACAATACTGCATTGTGTTGCCCACGAAACAATAATACTGCTGTCTTTATGAATTGCTGTTGTGCCCGGTTGACTTGCAGGTGGTGCAAATTGAGCCATGCTTTCAGTTAATGAAAAAATACAAGTCAATGCAATCAATACTTTTTTTAATAATGCGAGCATTTTATAAATTTTAATTTAATAGATGTGTTGTTGTGTTGTCCATTGATAAAATACAATCCTTCTTTGAGTGCTGATACAGATATTTTATCGCCTGCATTTGATTGGTGTGATTCTAAAACTACGCGACCTTCAATATCAGTGATAATAAAATTATCCATATTTTTAGATAGTGTGATAAATGTTGATGCAGGATTAGGATATACTTGTAAAACATCGTTTTTATTTTCTGATATTCCTACAGGTGAGTCGGCCGTGGTGAGGTTGTCAATACAATAAAATAAAGGTGTGTTGATACCAAATGTGCCAATATCACTTGAATAAAGTGTAAAAATCAAACTGTCAGTGTTGCCAAGAACTGATAAATCTACCCACTGCCAATTGTTGACAATATAATCCTGCGCATTGTTTGCAGAACGAAAGTCAGCAAGATAGAAATTCACACTATCGTTACTTAAATTACCATTGTACCAATTGTGTATGGTTAGAATAAAATAATCAGGATCATTGCCTGATGGTCCTCCGAATTTTTTTGCAAATGCATCACCATCACGCATACTGATGTAGGGGAAAGTAGCATTGGTTACATAAAAACCATTAACAACTTTTCCTGCAGCATTTCCTGTCAGTGCTATAGTTGCCCCTTGCTGACCAATAGCGTAAATGCCGGAGCCGTTATAACCTGTAAGTGATGCACAGGCATATATGTTTCCGAAGCCTGAGGTGCTGCTGTCTTCAACATTGCTGTAGGCCCACCCCGAAAGCCAGTATTGAAATGATGGGTCGAAAAAATTAGGAAAAATGGCATTTCCTGATATGAAACTTGTTCCTCCTTGCTGTGACGATCCGTTGAAGAAACTATCTGCCGGTAGTGTCAGATTTTCGAAATTGCTGACCGTTTGTGCATTAAGTTTTACAGCCATCAATTGAAATAGTGACATTGTTGCAATGATAAGTTGAAGTTTTTTCATATTTATTTTGATTTTGAATTTATCTGAATTATAATTCCTGCTTTGTATGAGCGCAAAGGCATTGGGCGATTACGCATTATCTCATAATTCTCGTCAAACAAGTTGTTGATTTTTAAGTAAAGCTGGAATTTTGTTTTTTGTGCAGAAAGACTACATGCAGCATAGAAGCTATGAAGCCAAAAAGGTTCTAAGTAATCTAGATTATCTGTTGTTGTATAGCGATAGCCGGAATACTGAACAGAATATTTTACAATCAGTTTTCCATACCCTATTGCTAAACTTCCATTACTGGAGTATAGGGGCACATAAATTAATTGCTTGCCAACAGAGGCATCATTTTCAAAGCGGGCTTTTTCGTTTGTGGCTTCAACATAATTTGTTGCAACCGTTAAGGCCATAAACCATTTTTTGTTATTATAGCGTAAGTTGGTTTTTGTTTCTATGCCTTTACTTTCTGTCACGTCAAGATTTTGTGCAGACCAATAACCATTTTCGGGCAACCAAATAATCTGATTTTTCATCATCCTGTTAAAGAGCGTGATTTCAGCCTTTGCAGTGATGTTTTTTGCAATACTAATTTCGTTTAGACAAAGGCCAATATCACCTGTTTTTCCGGTTTCTGGTTTTAGATTTTTATTTCCGCCTGGTTGCCAGTACAAATCATTGATAGTTGGATTCCGATAGACACTTGCAGCATTTAATTTTAAAGAAATGTTTTTGTACAATACAATTTCTCCTCCTGCATACCATGTAAATGGAACCTCCCTTTTGTCATTAAATTCTTTTCGCAGCGATACAAAGGGTTTAATTTTATTGTTAAAGAAATGTGCCGATTCACCCATAAAAAGTGCAAAATAGTTTAGCTGTGCTTCCTTTTTATACTCATCTGCAGATGCCGTTGTGTAATTGTTGCTTATGCCCACAAGTATTTCTCTGTGTTTACCCGCATGAAATTTATATTCTGCTTCTGCCAGCAATGATTTTGCTTTACTTGCTGCATTCATGTTCTTTAAACTGTCTGAAAAATGAATGCCCTGATTGAACCATGCAGCACGAACTGCTAACTGCCCCTTACGCAACTGCTGACGCCATTGCGAAGTGATTCTTAAATTGTCATCTTTCTGTGTGGCAACAGAAGTTTGATTGAGTAGCGGTGGAATTTGTTTGTTGTAATTATCAATCCAGGCAGCTATACTTAGAGTGCTATTTTTATTCAAGCGGTAAACAATTTCGCTTAACATACCTTTACCCTGTGTACGTGCATGTTTTTGTAATTGCTTTTCAAGTGTGACAGAATTTTGAAAACGAAAAGTGTTTGATGAATAGTCGTTAAATGCTTTAAGATTAAAAATCCATCTGTTGTTACTATAATTTGTTTTAAGCGATTGACGTACCCAGCCAGTACTACCGGCACCTATATTTATTTCTGCATCGAAGTCTTTATTAAAGATAGTTGAGGAATTCAATAAAACAGCACCACCAACAGAACCACTTCCCCATTGTGCACTACCACCACCATATTGCATGCTTATTTTGTCAGCAAAAAATTCAGGAATGACGGAAAAATCTGTCTGCCCCAACATGGGATTGTTGATGTTAAAGCCATTCCATATTACAGCAGTTTGAGAAGCATTACCACCTCTGATGGAAGAAGAAGTTAGCGAACCCGGTCCGTAATTTTTAATAATAACGCCACTTTCAGCTGAAAGAAGTTCACTTAACGATTCCGTATTGAATTGTTTCAGACTAATGCTGTCAATTTTTTCAAATCTTAATCCCGGTGTAGCATCTTGTTGTCGCAATGCTTCAATGTTAACTGCCTTAATGTAAAAAGTATCTGTTTGCGCCTTAATGCCGGAGCCTAGGATTGAAAAAATAAACAACAGATAATATCTATACATGTGTTTGCCTGGTTTTTTGTCAAGCATTTCTACATGCAGTGCAGTAAATAAAAAAGTGAGGAGTAATACAACTCGGGTTTTTAAGTTGTATCATTACAGACTTCTGCTTTTAATGCGAAAGCATGGTCAACGGCTGCAAAACAGCCTCAGTAAAGACAGATATCCTGGCTTGTAACTTTTATCTCTTTTCCTTCCTACAAAATTTTGCAGTGGATTCAATAGAGACAAGTTGATACGTTACACACAGTTGCGCTACAGCTCACGATTTTAACGTGATTCCCTTTTAAATCTTCCGTTTTTAACAGAAGAAATCTTTACCGGTTGAAATGAATGAAAGAACTTCCGGAGGCAAATATAAATAAAAAAATAAAAGGGCTTATTTGCTGAACAAACCACTGAGTTCGGCCTGAACGCGTTCAATAATCATTCCGAGATGTTCCTTATTTTCAGCAAAGTTGATTTCGTCAATATCAATAATCAGCAACTTGCCAAGTTCATAAGTTGAAATCCATGCCTCATAACGCTCATTAAGACGTTTAAGATAATCAATACGAATATTGTTTTCGTAGGGTCTTCCGCGTTTTTCAATCTGTTTTACCAAAGCCGGAACGGTACCAC encodes:
- a CDS encoding T9SS type A sorting domain-containing protein; amino-acid sequence: MLALLKKVLIALTCIFSLTESMAQFAPPASQPGTTAIHKDSSIIVSWATQCSIVRGWQDISNQGLGVCTIGDSTSALGMADGLDVVSLGDGGMATLTFANPIMNGSGWDFAVFENSFSETFLELALVEVSSDGINFFRFPSVSLTQDTIQVASFGSIDATQIDNLAGKYSATYGTPFDLNIMTGITGLDVNHITHVRIIDVVGSINELYATYDSQLHKINDPWPTPFPSSGFDLDAVGVIHQNTTSQIDIDENYFTLSYPNPFSKNNVFKLTLTKTEDLSITLFDLSGKLIKQISDGKITSGEHYFNLGNSLIGNGIYFLKLSSNEHTETFKLIVND
- a CDS encoding DUF4465 domain-containing protein, whose protein sequence is MKKLQLIIATMSLFQLMAVKLNAQTVSNFENLTLPADSFFNGSSQQGGTSFISGNAIFPNFFDPSFQYWLSGWAYSNVEDSSTSGFGNIYACASLTGYNGSGIYAIGQQGATIALTGNAAGKVVNGFYVTNATFPYISMRDGDAFAKKFGGPSGNDPDYFILTIHNWYNGNLSNDSVNFYLADFRSANNAQDYIVNNWQWVDLSVLGNTDSLIFTLYSSDIGTFGINTPLFYCIDNLTTADSPVGISENKNDVLQVYPNPASTFITLSKNMDNFIITDIEGRVVLESHQSNAGDKISVSALKEGLYFINGQHNNTSIKLKFIKCSHY
- a CDS encoding DUF5074 domain-containing protein; the encoded protein is MSIQKPLNLLLMIKQSVYLFLTCILVFSCKKDKPEAVTSTIITSGNSGLMYISNEGNFQFGNAAISLYDKVSKNITEDYYKQVNQVPLGDVCQSMCYFNNKFYIVVNNSSKVVVVNAATFKIEATISGFNSPRYILPVSNSKAYVSDLYDNRLAIVNLSTNSISGYIPAVAGTEQLKMVYGKVFVSSLFTDKIYVINAMTDMLTDSIALAYSPNSICEDKNGLLWVMCSGDSLQQKPSALMQINPINNQVLKSFYFNGKHAPWRMNMSQQNDTLYFLDRHVWQMSISDTSLPSTPFINGNGKLFYSLAVDPNRNEIYVSDAIDYLQRGSIYRYSAAGNLIDQFKAGIIPGGFCFQ
- a CDS encoding TonB-dependent receptor; translation: MLDKKPGKHMYRYYLLFIFSILGSGIKAQTDTFYIKAVNIEALRQQDATPGLRFEKIDSISLKQFNTESLSELLSAESGVIIKNYGPGSLTSSSIRGGNASQTAVIWNGFNINNPMLGQTDFSVIPEFFADKISMQYGGGSAQWGSGSVGGAVLLNSSTIFNKDFDAEINIGAGSTGWVRQSLKTNYSNNRWIFNLKAFNDYSSNTFRFQNSVTLEKQLQKHARTQGKGMLSEIVYRLNKNSTLSIAAWIDNYNKQIPPLLNQTSVATQKDDNLRITSQWRQQLRKGQLAVRAAWFNQGIHFSDSLKNMNAASKAKSLLAEAEYKFHAGKHREILVGISNNYTTASADEYKKEAQLNYFALFMGESAHFFNNKIKPFVSLRKEFNDKREVPFTWYAGGEIVLYKNISLKLNAASVYRNPTINDLYWQPGGNKNLKPETGKTGDIGLCLNEISIAKNITAKAEITLFNRMMKNQIIWLPENGYWSAQNLDVTESKGIETKTNLRYNNKKWFMALTVATNYVEATNEKARFENDASVGKQLIYVPLYSSNGSLAIGYGKLIVKYSVQYSGYRYTTTDNLDYLEPFWLHSFYAACSLSAQKTKFQLYLKINNLFDENYEIMRNRPMPLRSYKAGIIIQINSKSK